A genomic stretch from Tachyglossus aculeatus isolate mTacAcu1 chromosome 19, mTacAcu1.pri, whole genome shotgun sequence includes:
- the LOC119940846 gene encoding cytochrome c oxidase subunit 7A2, mitochondrial — protein sequence MLRNVLALRQLSQRTISTASRRQFENKVREKQKLFQEDNGIPVHLKGGVADALLYRATMVLTVGGTIYALYLLGVASMPKKQS from the exons GCCCTTCGCCAGCTGAGCCAGAGGACCATAAGCACCGCCTCCCGCAGACAGTTTGAAAACAAGGTTCGAGAGAAGCAAAAACTATTCCAG GAGGACAACGGGATTCCCGTGCACCTCAAAGGCGGAGTGGCTGACGCCTTGCTATACCGAGCCACAATGGTCCTTACTGTTGGGG GAACAATTTATGCTCTCTATCTGCTGGGGGTAGCTTCCATGCCCAagaaacagagttga